The Streptomyces sp. P9-A4 genome contains a region encoding:
- a CDS encoding alpha/beta hydrolase: protein MPDPAARAAAEEASAFSHPAVAPDATAAYGDHPDQVIDFYAPRDGRTRAPLVVALHGGAWRAPYDRLHLTPFVDFLARRGFAVASVEYRRGSDIPRQGGAAPVAGRWPETFDDVAAALDAVPELATAHLPSADIGKIVLTGHSAGGTLALWAAARHVLPAGSPWRLPAAPALRGVVALAPIAHFDRAVELGVCGGAVTELLGGPAAYGERVASTDPSALLPTGIATTVVQGREDVDVPYAVAEAYAEAAAKAGEEVGFTLLEGVGHFPLIDPAADACAVVAEELAQLAW, encoded by the coding sequence ATGCCGGACCCCGCCGCGCGCGCCGCCGCCGAAGAGGCGTCCGCCTTCTCGCACCCGGCCGTCGCCCCGGACGCCACCGCCGCGTACGGCGACCACCCCGACCAGGTCATCGACTTCTACGCCCCGCGCGACGGCCGCACCCGGGCGCCGCTCGTCGTCGCCCTGCACGGCGGGGCGTGGCGGGCACCGTACGACCGCCTGCACCTGACCCCCTTCGTGGACTTCCTGGCCCGCCGGGGCTTCGCCGTGGCCAGCGTCGAGTACCGGCGCGGCAGCGACATCCCCCGGCAGGGTGGTGCCGCCCCCGTCGCCGGGCGCTGGCCGGAGACCTTCGACGACGTGGCCGCCGCCCTCGACGCCGTACCGGAACTGGCCACCGCGCACCTGCCGTCGGCGGACATCGGCAAGATCGTGCTCACCGGCCACTCGGCGGGCGGCACGCTCGCCCTGTGGGCCGCCGCCCGGCACGTGCTGCCCGCCGGGTCCCCGTGGCGGCTGCCCGCCGCGCCCGCGCTGCGCGGGGTCGTCGCGCTCGCCCCGATCGCCCACTTCGACCGGGCGGTCGAGCTGGGAGTGTGCGGCGGCGCGGTCACCGAACTGCTGGGCGGCCCCGCCGCGTACGGGGAGCGGGTGGCCTCCACCGACCCGTCGGCGCTGCTGCCGACGGGGATCGCGACCACGGTCGTGCAGGGCCGCGAGGACGTCGACGTGCCGTACGCGGTCGCGGAGGCGTACGCGGAGGCGGCGGCGAAGGCCGGCGAGGAGGTCGGCTTCACCCTCCTCGAAGGGGTCGGCCACTTCCCGCTGATCGACCCGGCGGCGGACGCGTGCGCGGTGGTGGCGGAGGAACTCGCGCAACTGGCCTGGTGA
- a CDS encoding ABC transporter permease has translation MSAVLTGTGTLTRLALRRDRLMIPVWALVTGGMVASGVGTLEGLYGTAAQRADVAASMTANSSMRALYGPVFDDSIGGLVAWRFGTFAAVLAAVASLIVVVRHTREEEETGRQEMLSAGAVGRRAPLTAALLAALVVNAAVALLVTAGLAGQGAAGALALGLAIGGTGMVFATTAALAAQLTESARLSKGLTGAALGLAFVLRAAGDSGSADGGSFLTWLSPIGWAENVRAFAGERWWVLLLIAAAVLVQTAAAYALTGRRDVGASFLATRPGPAEGRLGTAGALAWRLQRGTLLGWSLGFLLCGLVFGGIVVGAADIVGDNEQAREIFERMGGQTALTSAFLATMVSLFGMVAALFAVGSVLRAHGEETSGRAEPLLACALGRLRWAAGHLVIAFGGSALILLLSGLGLGLGYGHDLGAVLGASLVQLPAVWTLAALAVLLWGAVPKAATAAWGVAGLCLALGWIGPALGLPQAVLDLSPFGHLPKLPGQEMAWTPVLLLTALAAALTAAGLTGLRRRDMVG, from the coding sequence ATGAGCGCCGTCCTCACCGGCACCGGCACCCTCACCCGGCTCGCCCTGCGCCGCGACCGGCTGATGATCCCGGTCTGGGCGCTCGTCACCGGCGGCATGGTCGCCAGCGGCGTCGGCACGCTCGAAGGGCTCTACGGCACCGCCGCCCAACGCGCCGACGTCGCCGCCTCCATGACCGCCAACAGCTCGATGCGCGCGCTCTACGGCCCCGTCTTCGACGACTCGATCGGCGGGCTCGTCGCCTGGCGGTTCGGCACCTTCGCCGCCGTCCTCGCCGCCGTCGCGAGCCTCATCGTGGTCGTCCGGCACACCCGCGAGGAGGAGGAGACCGGCCGTCAGGAGATGCTGTCCGCCGGTGCGGTCGGCCGCCGGGCCCCGCTCACCGCCGCCCTCCTCGCCGCGCTCGTCGTCAACGCCGCCGTCGCCCTCCTCGTCACCGCCGGACTCGCCGGACAGGGGGCGGCCGGGGCGCTCGCCCTCGGCCTGGCCATCGGCGGAACCGGCATGGTCTTCGCGACCACGGCCGCGCTCGCCGCCCAGCTCACCGAGAGCGCCCGGCTCTCCAAGGGCCTCACCGGCGCCGCCCTCGGCCTCGCGTTCGTGCTGCGTGCGGCCGGCGACTCCGGGAGCGCGGACGGCGGCAGCTTCCTGACCTGGCTCTCCCCGATCGGCTGGGCCGAGAACGTCCGCGCCTTCGCCGGTGAACGCTGGTGGGTGCTCCTGCTGATCGCCGCCGCCGTCCTGGTCCAGACGGCGGCGGCGTACGCGCTGACCGGCCGCCGGGACGTCGGCGCGAGCTTCCTCGCGACCCGGCCGGGCCCGGCGGAGGGGCGGCTCGGGACGGCGGGGGCGCTCGCCTGGCGGCTCCAGCGCGGCACCCTCCTCGGCTGGTCGCTGGGCTTCCTGCTCTGCGGGCTCGTCTTCGGCGGGATCGTCGTGGGCGCGGCCGACATCGTCGGCGACAACGAACAGGCCCGGGAGATCTTCGAGCGCATGGGCGGCCAGACTGCCCTGACCAGCGCCTTCCTCGCCACCATGGTGTCCCTGTTCGGGATGGTCGCGGCCCTCTTCGCGGTCGGCTCGGTGCTCCGGGCGCACGGCGAGGAGACCTCGGGACGGGCCGAACCCCTCCTCGCATGCGCCCTCGGCAGGCTCCGCTGGGCCGCCGGCCATCTGGTGATCGCCTTCGGCGGCTCCGCCCTGATCCTGCTCCTCAGCGGCCTCGGTCTGGGCCTCGGTTACGGGCACGACCTCGGCGCGGTCCTGGGCGCCTCGCTCGTCCAGCTCCCCGCGGTGTGGACCCTCGCGGCCCTCGCGGTCCTCCTCTGGGGCGCCGTCCCCAAGGCGGCCACCGCCGCGTGGGGTGTGGCCGGCCTCTGTCTGGCCCTCGGCTGGATCGGCCCGGCCCTCGGCCTGCCGCAGGCGGTCCTGGACCTCTCCCCCTTCGGCCATCTGCCGAAGCTCCCCGGCCAGGAGATGGCCTGGACCCCGGTGCTGCTCCTGACGGCCCTGGCGGCGGCGCTGACGGCGGCGGGCCTCACGGGCCTGCGGCGCCGGGACATGGTGGGCTGA
- a CDS encoding ABC transporter ATP-binding protein: MTQAISVAGLHKSFGRTHALDGLDLTVETGEVHGFLGPNGSGKSTTIRVLLGLLRPDSGTTTLLGKDPWQDAVELHRRIAYVPGDVTLWRNLSGGEVIDLFGRLRGGLDKARRAELTERFELDPTKKGRTYSKGNRQKVALVAAFASDADLFVLDEPTSGLDPLMEEVFQSCVEEARDRGRTVLLSSHILSEVESLCDRVSIIRKGRTVESGSLVELRHLTRTSVTAELASPPDGLAHLPGVHDLDVQGLRVKLQVDTDKLDAVLRSLTASGVRSLMSTPPTLEELFLRHYAAEVTAS, encoded by the coding sequence ATGACCCAGGCAATCAGCGTCGCCGGACTGCACAAGTCCTTCGGGCGCACCCACGCGCTCGACGGCCTCGACCTCACCGTCGAGACCGGCGAGGTCCACGGCTTCCTCGGCCCCAACGGCTCCGGGAAGTCCACCACCATCCGGGTCCTCCTCGGCCTCCTGCGCCCCGACTCCGGCACCACCACGCTGCTCGGGAAGGACCCCTGGCAGGACGCCGTGGAGCTGCACCGCCGCATCGCGTACGTCCCCGGCGACGTGACCCTCTGGCGCAACCTCTCCGGCGGCGAGGTCATCGACCTCTTCGGCAGGCTCCGGGGCGGCCTCGACAAGGCCCGGCGCGCCGAACTGACCGAGCGCTTCGAACTCGACCCGACGAAGAAGGGCCGCACCTACTCCAAGGGCAACCGGCAGAAGGTCGCCCTCGTCGCCGCCTTCGCCTCCGACGCCGACCTGTTCGTCCTCGACGAGCCGACCAGCGGCCTCGACCCGCTGATGGAGGAGGTCTTCCAGAGCTGTGTGGAGGAGGCCCGCGACCGGGGCCGGACCGTCCTGCTGTCCAGCCACATCCTCAGCGAGGTCGAGAGCCTCTGCGACCGGGTCAGCATCATCCGCAAGGGCCGCACGGTCGAGTCCGGTTCGCTCGTCGAGCTGCGGCACCTGACCCGCACCAGCGTCACCGCCGAACTCGCCTCCCCGCCCGACGGCCTCGCCCACCTCCCCGGCGTCCACGACCTCGACGTGCAGGGCCTCCGGGTGAAGCTCCAGGTCGACACCGACAAGCTCGACGCCGTCCTGCGCTCCCTGACCGCCTCGGGCGTCCGCAGCCTCATGAGCACCCCGCCCACCCTGGAGGAGCTGTTCCTCCGGCACTACGCGGCCGAGGTGACCGCGTCATGA
- a CDS encoding response regulator transcription factor: protein MIRVLIVDDQVMVREGFSVLLGAMPDIEVVGEAVNGREAISQVAALHPDVVLMDIRMPELNGIDATREIVAADEDAKVLVLTTFDLDEYVYQALRAGASGFLLKDASARQLADGVRVVAAGEALLAPTVTKRLITEFAKAPENSPRPPAMARIGELTERETEVLVLIAQGLSNAEIADHLVVAESTIKTHVSRILVKLGLRDRTQAAVFAYEAGLVRVGG from the coding sequence GTGATCCGCGTACTGATCGTCGACGACCAGGTGATGGTCCGGGAGGGCTTCTCGGTGCTGCTCGGCGCGATGCCGGACATCGAGGTCGTCGGGGAGGCCGTCAACGGCCGGGAGGCGATCTCCCAGGTCGCGGCCCTCCACCCGGACGTGGTCCTGATGGACATCCGGATGCCCGAGCTGAACGGCATCGACGCCACACGGGAGATCGTCGCCGCCGACGAGGACGCGAAGGTGCTCGTCCTGACCACCTTCGACCTGGACGAGTACGTGTACCAGGCGCTGCGCGCCGGGGCCTCCGGCTTCCTGCTGAAGGACGCGTCGGCGCGGCAGCTCGCGGACGGGGTGCGGGTGGTCGCGGCGGGGGAGGCGCTGCTCGCGCCGACCGTCACGAAGCGGCTGATCACCGAGTTCGCGAAGGCGCCGGAGAACTCCCCGCGCCCGCCGGCGATGGCGCGGATCGGGGAGCTCACGGAGCGGGAGACGGAGGTCCTGGTGCTCATCGCGCAGGGCCTGTCGAACGCCGAGATCGCGGACCACCTCGTCGTCGCGGAGTCGACGATCAAGACGCATGTGAGCCGCATCCTGGTGAAGCTGGGGCTGCGGGACCGGACGCAGGCGGCGGTGTTCGCGTACGAGGCGGGGCTGGTGCGCGTCGGGGGCTGA
- the kynU gene encoding kynureninase translates to MSEPYEKRAAGLDAADALAEHRKKFALDEGTVYLDGNSLGALPAHVPARMADVITREWGELRIRSWDESGWWTAPERIGDRIAPIVGAAAGQVVVGDSTSVNVFKAVVAAARRAGAGRDQILVDATTFPTDGYIAESAARMTGHEIVPCDPADMADAVSDRTAAALVNHVDYRSGRLQDLPGITAALHRAGALAVWDLCHSAGALPVGLDEHGVDLAVGCTYKYLNGGPGSPAYLYVAERHQGAFDSPLPGWNSHADPFAMTPGYEAAAGAVRGRVGTPDILSMLALEAALDVWDGVAVEDVRAKSLALTDFFLECVEAYAPGGRVTSVTPAAHGERGSQVALSCENAPAVMAELIRRGVVGDLRRPDVLRFGFTPLYVGFADAEKAARVLGEVLADLAS, encoded by the coding sequence ATGTCTGAGCCGTACGAGAAGAGGGCCGCGGGTCTCGACGCCGCCGACGCCCTGGCGGAGCACCGGAAGAAGTTCGCCCTCGACGAGGGGACCGTCTACCTCGACGGCAACTCGCTGGGCGCGCTGCCCGCGCACGTCCCCGCCCGGATGGCCGACGTCATCACCCGCGAGTGGGGCGAGCTGCGCATCCGCTCCTGGGACGAGTCGGGCTGGTGGACCGCGCCCGAGCGGATCGGCGACCGGATCGCGCCGATCGTCGGCGCCGCCGCCGGTCAGGTCGTCGTCGGCGACTCGACGAGCGTGAACGTCTTCAAGGCGGTCGTCGCGGCGGCCCGTCGAGCCGGTGCCGGCCGGGACCAGATCCTCGTCGACGCGACGACCTTTCCCACGGACGGGTACATCGCGGAGTCCGCGGCGCGGATGACGGGTCACGAGATCGTGCCCTGCGACCCGGCCGACATGGCGGACGCGGTGAGCGACCGCACGGCCGCCGCGCTCGTCAACCACGTCGACTACCGCAGCGGCCGGCTCCAGGACCTGCCCGGCATCACCGCCGCCCTCCACCGGGCGGGCGCGCTGGCCGTCTGGGACCTGTGCCACAGCGCGGGCGCGCTGCCCGTCGGGCTGGACGAGCACGGGGTCGACCTGGCCGTCGGCTGCACCTACAAGTACCTGAACGGCGGGCCCGGTTCGCCCGCCTACCTGTATGTCGCCGAGCGTCACCAGGGCGCCTTCGACTCGCCGCTGCCGGGCTGGAACTCACACGCCGATCCGTTCGCGATGACCCCCGGGTACGAGGCCGCCGCGGGCGCCGTGCGCGGCCGGGTCGGCACCCCGGACATCCTCTCCATGCTGGCGCTCGAAGCGGCGCTCGACGTGTGGGACGGGGTCGCGGTCGAGGACGTGCGGGCGAAGTCGCTGGCGCTGACGGACTTCTTCCTGGAGTGCGTCGAGGCGTACGCCCCCGGGGGCCGCGTCACCTCCGTGACGCCCGCGGCGCACGGCGAGCGCGGCAGCCAGGTCGCGCTGAGCTGCGAGAACGCTCCCGCGGTGATGGCCGAGCTGATCAGGCGCGGGGTCGTCGGCGACCTGCGCCGCCCGGACGTCCTGCGGTTCGGCTTCACCCCGCTGTACGTCGGCTTCGCGGACGCGGAGAAGGCGGCGCGGGTGCTCGGGGAGGTCCTGGCCGATCTCGCCTCCTGA
- a CDS encoding sensor histidine kinase, whose translation MTQTQTSETSRSPEFRLVQAALGGLHQELFHDAFAYRPLPRMDVESRPPRFLPRRIRVYAGLLPHAVVAFMAMIVFIIGTQRYNGVVGPIGLVATLAPAGVVLLTLVRPVLAFWASIGTTPFIGYIAGFGTGWPWAANSFAAHLVVLAVVAARSRPRTAVWMWLGTAGYALFAEMFLGMGGGTDAVPMLFVSALVLLTVTVFQVRRQADREVTAQQTVTAQERSKRTLLEERTTIARELHDVVAHHMSVVAIQAEAAPYRVENPPPELEQAFLTIRENAVAALTELRRILGVVRAEDYEAPDAPQPTLADLDTLVGNVADAGLVVEKTVTGAVRELPQGVELSAYRIVQEALSNVLRHAPGAAAKVEVSYVLGGLGLRIANGPARGLVKPSPGAGHGITGMRERVTMLGGEMTAGATEDGGYEVAAFVPVSREEAEL comes from the coding sequence GTGACCCAGACACAGACCTCCGAGACGAGCCGCAGCCCCGAGTTCCGCCTGGTGCAGGCGGCGCTCGGCGGGCTGCACCAGGAACTCTTCCACGACGCCTTCGCCTACCGGCCGCTGCCGCGGATGGACGTGGAGAGCAGGCCGCCCCGCTTCCTGCCGCGGCGGATACGCGTGTACGCGGGGCTGCTGCCGCACGCGGTCGTCGCCTTCATGGCGATGATCGTCTTCATCATCGGGACGCAGCGCTACAACGGCGTCGTCGGCCCGATCGGGCTCGTGGCCACCCTCGCGCCGGCCGGGGTCGTGCTGCTCACCCTGGTCCGGCCGGTCCTCGCCTTCTGGGCGTCGATCGGCACGACACCGTTCATCGGGTACATCGCCGGCTTCGGGACCGGCTGGCCCTGGGCGGCGAACTCCTTCGCCGCCCACCTGGTGGTCCTCGCCGTGGTCGCCGCCCGCTCCCGGCCCCGTACCGCCGTGTGGATGTGGCTCGGGACGGCGGGCTACGCGCTCTTCGCCGAGATGTTCCTCGGCATGGGCGGCGGCACCGACGCCGTCCCGATGCTGTTCGTCTCGGCCCTGGTCCTGCTCACCGTGACCGTCTTCCAGGTCCGCCGCCAGGCCGACCGCGAGGTCACCGCCCAGCAGACCGTCACCGCGCAGGAACGCTCCAAGCGGACCCTCCTCGAGGAGCGGACCACCATCGCCCGCGAGCTGCACGACGTCGTCGCCCACCACATGTCGGTGGTCGCGATCCAGGCGGAGGCCGCCCCGTACCGGGTCGAGAACCCGCCGCCGGAGCTGGAGCAGGCCTTCCTCACCATCCGGGAGAACGCCGTCGCCGCGCTGACCGAGCTGCGCCGCATCCTCGGAGTCGTACGCGCCGAGGACTACGAGGCCCCCGACGCCCCGCAGCCGACCCTGGCCGACCTGGACACGCTGGTCGGGAACGTCGCCGACGCCGGGCTCGTCGTCGAGAAGACGGTGACCGGCGCGGTACGGGAACTGCCGCAGGGCGTGGAGCTCTCGGCGTACCGGATCGTCCAGGAGGCCCTGTCGAACGTGCTGCGGCACGCGCCGGGCGCGGCGGCGAAGGTCGAGGTCAGCTATGTGCTCGGCGGCCTGGGACTGCGGATCGCCAACGGTCCCGCGCGCGGCCTGGTCAAGCCCTCGCCGGGCGCGGGGCACGGCATCACCGGCATGCGGGAGCGTGTGACGATGCTCGGCGGGGAGATGACGGCCGGGGCCACCGAGGACGGTGGCTACGAGGTGGCGGCCTTCGTCCCCGTGAGCCGTGAGGAGGCCGAGCTGTGA
- a CDS encoding FG-GAP repeat domain-containing protein, giving the protein MSDLPRGGFTLQLRSTGTRLAAAVTAVLAVTAVGAGTLATAPAAFAATSAAADQASGLPVFPKGDNLAGVGTSGFFSYDYTDGVMSLVWTPYDGGPSTRLHRPEGGGFALAGNDLAVIGDESWTVLMRSLTLRNMADPAAPGVDIDLGALNGNYVAVLSPTSVLAQITKADGTAELHVVTRNGATTTTRRIAGLPADATEFTGSTARDGSVLVGYATGPADARTGGRALVDTAAGTVTETYSSVESGYDFTQLMFSASHVAWLDHSDEDGLYVTSVDRRTGEEKKTALGSRTDPWFCELVGDRLVYGARWSTARAVSLTSGESQDLGVATAASASSSDGSAVLQGSRGEEGDGLFRVAAAQDGTLAVTKVAETGVPPVVPLVIQEVHVPDTVNPDRTSGRVNLAWTLSRADAYLDVTLTHIATGKEFKTRVNAPAKGTTFSLAWDGVIEESTPDESGFVDAPNGKYAVEAEATLLDGSGEPAYQGWMMNLARTYNPHDFNDNGSTDVLFRDANGVLWREDLRDRTPLYGEVRTARTTRIGSGWGIYKTIEAVGNVGGAATGDVIAVDGSGVQWLYLGKGDGTFAPRVKVGTGWQVYNKVAGGSDLDGDNRPDAVAADTSGVLWFYKGTGNYAKPYAPRVRVGGGWQAFNQITAVGNIAGTAAGDLVARDTSGVLWLYQGNGRGGFAPGVKVGGGWGAYSQFVGADDLDNDGRPDLIAYGTSGEYGAYVYRSTGTVTAPFRGRQTTDLFTYDGLRYSNVS; this is encoded by the coding sequence GTGTCCGATCTTCCTCGTGGGGGTTTCACCTTGCAGCTCCGCTCCACCGGCACCCGCCTCGCCGCCGCCGTCACGGCCGTCCTCGCCGTCACGGCCGTCGGCGCGGGCACGCTCGCCACCGCGCCGGCCGCGTTCGCGGCCACCTCGGCCGCGGCCGACCAGGCCTCGGGCCTTCCCGTCTTCCCCAAGGGCGACAACCTCGCGGGCGTGGGCACCAGCGGGTTCTTCTCGTACGACTACACCGACGGGGTCATGTCCCTGGTCTGGACGCCGTACGACGGGGGACCCTCGACCAGGCTCCACCGCCCCGAGGGCGGCGGTTTCGCCCTGGCGGGCAATGACCTGGCCGTCATCGGCGACGAGAGCTGGACCGTGCTGATGCGGTCGCTCACCCTGCGGAACATGGCCGACCCGGCCGCCCCGGGCGTGGACATCGACCTCGGCGCGCTGAACGGCAACTACGTGGCCGTGCTGAGCCCGACGAGCGTCCTGGCGCAGATCACGAAGGCGGACGGCACGGCGGAACTGCACGTCGTGACCAGGAACGGCGCCACGACGACCACGCGCAGGATCGCGGGCCTGCCCGCGGACGCCACCGAGTTCACCGGCTCGACGGCTCGTGACGGCTCCGTCCTCGTCGGGTACGCGACGGGACCCGCGGACGCGCGGACCGGCGGCCGGGCCCTGGTCGACACGGCGGCCGGGACGGTGACCGAGACCTACTCCTCCGTGGAGTCCGGGTACGACTTCACCCAGCTGATGTTCTCCGCCTCGCACGTGGCCTGGCTCGACCACTCGGACGAGGACGGGCTGTACGTCACCTCCGTGGACCGGAGGACGGGCGAGGAGAAGAAGACCGCCCTGGGCTCCCGCACCGACCCGTGGTTCTGCGAACTCGTGGGCGACCGGCTGGTGTACGGCGCCCGCTGGTCGACCGCCCGGGCCGTCTCCCTCACCAGCGGCGAGTCCCAGGACCTCGGCGTCGCCACCGCGGCCTCGGCGTCCTCCTCCGACGGCAGCGCGGTGCTGCAGGGCAGCCGGGGCGAGGAGGGCGACGGGCTCTTCCGTGTCGCGGCGGCGCAGGACGGCACCCTGGCGGTCACCAAGGTGGCGGAGACGGGCGTTCCTCCGGTGGTCCCGTTGGTGATCCAGGAGGTCCACGTCCCCGACACGGTGAACCCCGACAGGACCAGCGGCAGGGTGAACCTGGCCTGGACGCTGTCGCGTGCCGACGCCTACCTGGACGTCACGCTCACGCACATCGCCACGGGCAAGGAGTTCAAGACGCGGGTGAACGCCCCCGCGAAGGGCACCACGTTCTCCCTCGCCTGGGACGGCGTCATCGAGGAGTCGACGCCGGACGAGAGCGGGTTCGTGGACGCGCCGAACGGCAAGTACGCCGTGGAGGCCGAGGCGACGCTGCTCGACGGCAGCGGCGAGCCCGCCTACCAGGGCTGGATGATGAACCTCGCCCGGACGTACAACCCGCACGACTTCAACGACAACGGATCCACCGACGTCCTCTTCCGGGACGCCAACGGCGTGCTGTGGCGCGAGGACCTGAGGGACCGCACCCCGCTCTACGGCGAGGTCAGGACCGCCAGGACCACCCGTATCGGCTCGGGCTGGGGGATCTACAAGACGATCGAGGCCGTCGGCAACGTCGGCGGCGCCGCCACCGGCGACGTGATCGCGGTCGACGGCTCCGGCGTGCAGTGGCTCTACCTGGGCAAGGGCGACGGCACGTTCGCCCCCCGGGTGAAGGTGGGCACCGGCTGGCAGGTCTACAACAAGGTCGCCGGCGGTTCGGACCTCGACGGCGACAACCGCCCCGACGCGGTGGCCGCGGACACCTCCGGCGTCCTGTGGTTCTACAAGGGGACCGGCAACTACGCGAAGCCGTACGCGCCCCGGGTCCGGGTCGGCGGGGGCTGGCAGGCCTTCAACCAGATCACCGCCGTCGGGAACATCGCCGGCACGGCCGCCGGGGACCTGGTCGCCCGCGACACCTCCGGCGTCCTCTGGCTGTACCAGGGCAACGGCCGCGGCGGCTTCGCCCCCGGTGTGAAGGTCGGCGGCGGCTGGGGTGCCTACTCCCAGTTCGTCGGCGCCGACGACCTCGACAACGACGGCCGCCCCGACCTGATCGCCTACGGGACGAGCGGCGAGTACGGCGCGTACGTCTACCGCTCGACGGGCACCGTCACCGCCCCCTTCCGAGGCCGTCAGACGACGGACCTCTTCACGTACGACGGCCTCAGGTACAGCAACGTCTCCTGA
- a CDS encoding GbsR/MarR family transcriptional regulator — protein MTTTGGSAGAGTGGTGAATGEDAAVSRFVERFAAELTEAGMQRMASRVFAALLASETASMTSAELAGQLQISPAAVSGAIRYLSQVSMVSRERDPGTRRERYVLHNELWYETFTRRDQILTRWEKVLREGAAALGPHTAAGARTAETAEFFAFLQNEMLGIMDRWSAYKESRTES, from the coding sequence ATGACGACGACCGGCGGGAGCGCGGGCGCGGGTACGGGCGGTACGGGTGCGGCCACGGGCGAGGACGCGGCGGTGTCCCGCTTCGTGGAGCGCTTCGCCGCCGAGCTGACCGAGGCGGGCATGCAGCGGATGGCCTCCCGCGTCTTCGCGGCCCTCCTCGCCTCCGAGACCGCCTCGATGACCTCGGCCGAACTCGCCGGGCAGCTGCAGATCAGCCCCGCCGCCGTCTCCGGCGCGATCCGCTACCTCAGCCAGGTCAGCATGGTCAGCCGCGAGCGCGACCCCGGCACCCGCCGCGAGCGGTACGTCCTCCACAACGAGCTCTGGTACGAGACCTTCACCCGCCGCGACCAGATCCTCACCCGCTGGGAGAAGGTCCTCCGCGAGGGCGCCGCGGCCCTGGGCCCGCACACGGCGGCGGGCGCCCGCACGGCGGAGACGGCGGAGTTCTTCGCCTTCCTCCAGAACGAGATGCTGGGAATCATGGACCGCTGGTCGGCCTACAAGGAGTCGCGCACGGAGTCCTGA
- a CDS encoding cytochrome P450: protein MDAVDAAYDPWSPEFVADPYPAYAALRAAGRAHWHGPTRQWLIPHHEDVSALLRDRRLGRTYTHRFTHEQFGREAPDAAHEPFHTLNDHGLLDLEGADHGRIRRLVSKAFTPRTVEELAPTVRRLAADLVGGLVAAGGGDLQAMVAEPLPVAVIAEMLGVPEDDEERGRLRPWSAAICGMFELNPSEGTARRAVEASVEFSDYLRELIARRRREPGRDLISSLIAVEGLTEQEMISTCVLLLNAGHEATVNTTVNGWWTLLREGVRPEPEKLSTAVEELLRYDTPLQMFERWVLDDIEIGGVRIPRGSEVALLFGSANRDPARFGPTADTLDLTRADNPHVTFGAGIHYCLGAPLARLELTAVFAELLHRAPDLRLTAEPVRKPGYVIRGFEGLWVEV from the coding sequence ATGGACGCTGTTGACGCTGCATACGACCCCTGGTCCCCGGAGTTCGTCGCCGATCCCTACCCCGCCTACGCCGCGCTGCGGGCGGCCGGCCGCGCCCACTGGCACGGGCCCACCCGCCAGTGGCTGATCCCGCACCACGAGGACGTGTCCGCGCTGCTGAGGGACCGGCGGCTCGGGCGGACGTACACCCATCGCTTCACCCACGAGCAGTTCGGGCGGGAGGCGCCGGACGCCGCTCACGAGCCCTTCCACACGCTCAACGACCACGGGCTGCTGGATCTGGAGGGGGCCGACCACGGCCGGATCCGGCGGCTGGTGTCGAAGGCGTTCACGCCGAGGACGGTGGAGGAACTGGCGCCGACGGTACGGCGGCTGGCCGCCGATCTGGTCGGCGGTCTGGTCGCGGCGGGCGGCGGCGACCTCCAGGCGATGGTGGCGGAGCCGCTGCCGGTCGCGGTGATCGCGGAGATGCTGGGCGTGCCGGAGGACGACGAGGAGCGGGGGCGGCTGCGGCCCTGGTCGGCGGCGATCTGCGGGATGTTCGAGCTGAACCCTTCGGAGGGGACGGCCCGGCGGGCGGTCGAGGCCTCGGTCGAGTTCTCGGACTATCTGCGGGAGCTGATCGCCCGGCGGCGGCGGGAACCCGGGAGGGACCTGATCTCGTCCCTGATCGCGGTGGAGGGGCTGACCGAGCAGGAGATGATCTCCACCTGTGTCCTCCTCCTGAACGCGGGGCACGAGGCCACCGTGAACACCACGGTCAACGGCTGGTGGACGCTGCTCAGGGAGGGCGTCCGTCCGGAACCCGAAAAGTTGTCCACAGCTGTGGAAGAACTTCTGCGCTACGACACCCCGCTCCAGATGTTCGAGCGCTGGGTCCTCGACGACATCGAGATCGGCGGGGTCCGGATCCCGCGCGGCTCCGAGGTCGCCCTGCTCTTCGGCTCCGCCAACCGCGACCCGGCCCGCTTCGGCCCCACCGCCGACACGCTCGACCTCACCCGCGCGGACAACCCGCACGTCACCTTCGGCGCGGGCATCCACTACTGCCTGGGCGCCCCGCTGGCCCGCCTCGAACTGACGGCGGTCTTCGCCGAGTTGCTCCACCGGGCGCCGGACCTCCGGCTCACGGCGGAGCCGGTACGGAAGCCGGGGTACGTGATCCGGGGGTTCGAGGGGCTGTGGGTGGAGGTGTGA